AGGTGGTAGACGATTCCTAACCCTTAACTAGTTGCTCCTCCTATACTGTAGTAATCTTCTTGAGGACAAGGTCCATGAGAGCAGAGGGACAACACGTCCTTACCTTCTCAAACCCATCCGACGCCATGAACGATTCCAGGTTCCCCGGACAAGAGAGGAACTGGATGCATGCCGCCCTCAGCGCGGAGCAATCATGCTTCTCCGCCAACGCTAGACTGACAGCCACGGAGCTCATGTCGACGTGCCAGCACAATGCGTCCTCGCAGACGAGCTTCAACTCTTCCAGCTTGTACCTGTCCGCCGCGACGAGCAGCCTCTCCGCCATGGACGCCGACAGGATCACGGGAGGTGAGTCCGTGTAGATGAACTGGAGCAGGGCCTTGAAAACCTCCGCGTCCATGTCCTCGACGCGCAGTAAGGCGGTGGCGCCGGCGGTGGGCGAGGCGAGCGAGAGGTCCGCCTTGAAGACGGGTGACCCGGCCTCGAGTATCCCCCGGTGCGCGGGGAGCGTCTCCCCGCCGACCTCGATCTGCACGTCCACCCCCTTCTTGCTCCACACGGCTTCGGCGAGTTGCCCCGGCAATCCGAACGGAGGCGCCACCGGTGGGGCATCCTCGACGTGGTCTTCTTCGGTATGTAGCTCGGCGACGGTGACGGTGACGTCGCACAGGATGGTCAGGCAGTCGTCCTTGAGATTAAGATGCTTCTTCGTCAGCGCGTCCAGATCATCATGTTTCAGGAAGCCCCGCGTGCCCCAACTGAGGTTACTCGAGAAAAAGCGGGTCTTCGATATGTCTCGAGTGTAGCTCGGCTTCCAGGCCTGGtcgagtatgctcagctgggccttgGCCGTGGCATCCCCGGTGCTTGCGTGGCTGGCATGCTCGAGGAAGAGGGACATGTACCCCTCGTACTCCTTCCCGTTGCCGTTTGGGTAGCATACGAGACGCCACTCGTGGCCGCCGACGCGGAACGTGCCTGATCTCACCTTGGCGCCATTGGCCGCCATCTTCCTGAGTTGCCCGTCGATCCGGAACATGTGGGAGCCGGTCGCCTGCCTCGCGGCGATGCTTGAAGCGGAGAGCTGCTGCCGGCCGGCGCCACGCAGGGCGGAAAAGGCAGCGGCGGAGATCGACATAACTGGAGAGCCCGTATGTTGACGTCGACGAAGGAGACGGCCGCCGCTAGCTTGTAGATGGATGTATATGTGCGGCAAATCGCAAGGTGCATGCATGCGCGTGTTTTACTTATGGGTATGTGTCCCTATTTTCAAGAGTCATGTAGAGATAGAGATTGTATGCGGCAGATCAGATCGTAATTCTTATCTCAACTTTTAAACATGTACGTAAAACTCAAGATATAGTTACGACCCAACCAAAATTGTTCCTTTTACCGGATCTATCTATTGAGCAATTAAACCTGCACATTTTGTAAAATTAG
The DNA window shown above is from Triticum dicoccoides isolate Atlit2015 ecotype Zavitan unplaced genomic scaffold, WEW_v2.0 scaffold245089, whole genome shotgun sequence and carries:
- the LOC119345509 gene encoding BTB/POZ and MATH domain-containing protein 2-like, coding for MSISAAAFSALRGAGRQQLSASSIAARQATGSHMFRIDGQLRKMAANGAKVRSGTFRVGGHEWRLVCYPNGNGKEYEGYMSLFLEHASHASTGDATAKAQLSILDQAWKPSYTRDISKTRFFSSNLSWGTRGFLKHDDLDALTKKHLNLKDDCLTILCDVTVTVAELHTEEDHVEDAPPVAPPFGLPGQLAEAVWSKKGVDVQIEVGGETLPAHRGILEAGSPVFKADLSLASPTAGATALLRVEDMDAEVFKALLQFIYTDSPPVILSASMAERLLVAADRYKLEELKLVCEDALCWHVDMSSVAVSLALAEKHDCSALRAACIQFLSCPGNLESFMASDGFEKVRTCCPSALMDLVLKKITTV